The stretch of DNA tagatagataatactttattaatcccgtagggaaattgatgtgttaaagcagtccagcccaagacaagcataacagacatcagaatacttataaaacaaaagacaataaatacataggtgtgtgcaaaatgtgctgatcatagtcactgtaaaaacaataaaatatgtgcaaaatgtgcataggtttatacagactgattgtccaaaaacgTACAATGGAGAAGGAGTAGTGTGTATAAAAACctaagccatatcaccctgcaactcacaactggcaacccactgaagctaagcaggtgtgagcctggtcagcacctggatgagagacctcctggaaaaaaccaAGGTtattgctggaagaggtgttaatggggccagcaggggaagctcaccctgtggtccatgtgggtcctaatgccccagtatagtgatggggacactatactgtaaaaacaggcaccgttcttcggatgagatgtaaaaccaaggtcctgactctctgtggtcattaaaatcccagggtgtttcttgaaaagagtaggggtgtaaccctggtgtcctggccaaatttcccattagcccttaccaatcatggcctcctaataatccccctctcctccccactgatagctgatgtgcggtgagtgttctggcgcactatggctgccgtcacatcattcaggtagatgctgcacattggtggtggaggggagtccccattacctgtaaagtggtttgaatggagtggagtggaactactgtatataagtgtaagcaattattattattaaaatgcagCTTTACAAAACATCCTGTCATCCAGGTACAATAATGTGCTCACAGGCACTGGTGTTTGTTGATACAAAGTATTCAAATCTTTTTGTAGtacagcattattttaaaaatttcagaaaaagcattttctttgtatttttaagtAAATGTCAACAAGGTTATTTGTTGATATTTACCTGAtagaatttttcacttcctTCCTAGTTCACATGATATTCCTGCCTCCTTCAAAGGCCATGCCGTTCAGTTTAACTGACATCTCTGACTTGCGCGGGTGCACGCGTGCGTGTGTGAGATCAGACTCGCCCGATTCCCGCCCTGGACTCCAGCTCGCCGTGACCCTTAAGATTAGGCGATCACTTTAAACTGTGGTCTGCATATCACCATCTCTAAGGAGAAGGAGGAGACTGAACTTCACAGCACGTTTCATGATACATTTTGATCCAGGAAATTACTTAAAACGAATCTCGTAGAAAACATTACACCTATCGTGACCTATCAAggccatacaatgtacacatttCCATTTAATGTAAAACGATGTCTTCCAAGTGATAAAACGCATTTTAAACACATCGGAGTAATTCTAACCTATACAGTTTTACATACAAATACCTCTTTATAGACATTTAACTGATAAATTAGTACAAtaaatattgacattttataaaacataagATCATAAATACGTGCCTTTTACAAGCCATGATCACTAACCTAATTGTATGAAGGACTGTTTCATAagggaaaacaatgtttcagtatTAATTATTTCATAACATAGGACCAACTAGGGATCGATACTTCACATGACAAAGAACGAAACGTAGCGTATGAGTACTATGATGGTGACGGTGTTAcgacacaaaaataaaacgcaTTAGACTATTCATAAAGCCATTAATGTGCCAGTATaggtaaataaaatacattattttcaatatgtCCGTTTTTTTGCATCTACTGTAGTTAAATTGAATTATCTCCCTGGGATTTACTACAATTGTAACGATTAGTTTAGTTATAAACATTGGTGTTTAATAATTTTTACTAATGAATCTTGGTTTTGTAAGGTGGGCTGGGTAAACGTGTGGTCTTCATATCACCCGTTTAATCATCAGACTGATTAAAGCTCTGTATCACTAGTTTGTCAAATTTACCTGTCAAATTTGACTCTGAATTCATGTCACTATTCACCGAATTCACTTTTTTCGCCCGATCCCtgatataagaaaaaaaaatctgtatgattaaaaaaactgaacctGTTGCAGTacacttaaaattaatcaaaattataCCTGGACtggcataagaaaaaaaaatgaagccaaGCGAGCGGAATTATACGAGGATAACAGATACAAACACTGGGAGGGGAAGGTAGGGGGGTAAAAAAGGCTAAATGAGGATTGCATTTCTTCTGCTACAGTACCTCGTCGAAAAGCTCCAGGCTGTAAGTGTTGTCATCATCCGCAAAGAAAACAACTCCCGAGTCCCGGGGGGAGCGGTGCAGTCTCAGCCAGGCAAGCCCCGCATTCCTCTGCTCGGTAGCCCGAGGCAAGCCCGCCCGCTTGTACCTCTTCGGGGTCGGGATGTGCAGGTGGGTATAAGGTACCCCTGAACGGGCTAGAAAGCGCAAAACCAGCTCTGTGCGTGCGCTTGAGTCCTCCACGACAATCCAGTGAAAACGAGGAACCTGGCGGAATGTGTTGGCTAAACGGGTCAGCTCCGCTTTCTGCACAGCTCTGCTGTAGGTGGGGGTGATGGCGTATATAGTCGTCAACTCAGACCCGTTTCTTTTGACACGAGGTGTCCTTTCCACCCGTTGGGCATTCCCTATCCTGGCAAAATAGAGTTGTGCGGGGCTCCTGACTGAGGTCCTCTTGGTATCTATATCTATCATTATGATCACAATCAAAACCCAAGGCAGAAGAATGAAGAAGCGACTATAGAACAGCGATTTCATGATGTATCGGAATTAAAACGACGAAGACGTTCACCaggcattaattaaaatgatcaatGATTAAAACATCGTTTTCTTACTTCCAACGCTTTCTGATTCATAATTTTTGAACACCCTTGAACCTGTGAAACAGATGAATAAGATTTTGGGTCACCTCCCTTAAAAATCACCTGGAAAAATAAAGATTGTTTCTCCAGAGTATTAGGTTTCCCGCTTTGAACATTTTCTCGTTAGTCACACGACAAGTTAGTAAATAACTTGCATGGTTCATTCATGCCATTGACCACATCTTTGCGAAGTTTTTATATCCTGTGTAATTCAAAACGACGTTACTTTCATCTTccatctaagacgttttcagaGCTTTCCTCTTTGATAAAATGAGGAAAGCTACGCCTCACATTTTCATCgtgaaaaaacagtaaaacgAACTCATAAACCTCAGGTAGAGCAAATCTCTTCCTCTCCACCCAGTCTGTTGTTTCATAAGCCATCTATTTTGAAAGTTGACAAGTAATAAATAAACAAGAGGGGGTGTTTTGATTAAATATCCTTGTTAGGTGTTGTCTTGCATTCAGCCGAGAGATCCGCTTTTTCTGTTGCCGTAGTCTGATCTCTGAGATGTTCTCCGGATCAGATGTCGGAGCTGACTGCAGAGTGGGAGAGGGCGACGGTGCTGAAGAGATTTGTTTTCCTGTGGCTTCAAAAACGTCTGTGTCCACTGAGATTTGTGAGAAGGGCTTCGCGT from Lepisosteus oculatus isolate fLepOcu1 chromosome 17, fLepOcu1.hap2, whole genome shotgun sequence encodes:
- the b3gat2 gene encoding galactosylgalactosylxylosylprotein 3-beta-glucuronosyltransferase 2 isoform X2, producing the protein MKSLFYSRFFILLPWVLIVIIMIDIDTKRTSVRSPAQLYFARIGNAQRVERTPRVKRNGSELTTIYAITPTYSRAVQKAELTRLANTFRQVPRFHWIVVEDSSARTELVLRFLARSGVPYTHLHIPTPKRYKRAGLPRATEQRNAGLAWLRLHRSPRDSGVVFFADDDNTYSLELFDEMRTTRMVSVWPVGLVGGRRYERPLVDKGRVVGWYTGWRADRQFAIDMAGFAVSLRIILANPKAVFKRRGSQPGMQESDFLKQITQVQDLEPKAQNCTRERKTKMGLFIFFYIWNNLWKSAFY
- the b3gat2 gene encoding galactosylgalactosylxylosylprotein 3-beta-glucuronosyltransferase 2 isoform X1, with protein sequence MKSLFYSRFFILLPWVLIVIIMIDIDTKRTSVRSPAQLYFARIGNAQRVERTPRVKRNGSELTTIYAITPTYSRAVQKAELTRLANTFRQVPRFHWIVVEDSSARTELVLRFLARSGVPYTHLHIPTPKRYKRAGLPRATEQRNAGLAWLRLHRSPRDSGVVFFADDDNTYSLELFDEMRTTRMVSVWPVGLVGGRRYERPLVDKGRVVGWYTGWRADRQFAIDMAGFAVSLRIILANPKAVFKRRGSQPGMQESDFLKQITQVQDLEPKAQNCTRVLVWHTRTEKVNLGNEPKHRQDTVQIEV